From the genome of Salvelinus namaycush isolate Seneca chromosome 1, SaNama_1.0, whole genome shotgun sequence:
aggagtggcttccgtctggccactctaccacaaaggcctgattggtggagtgctacaaagatggttgtccttctggaaggttctcccatctccacagaggaactcaggagctctgtaagagtgaccatcgggttcttggtaactccctgaccaaggcccttctcccctgcgGTCAGCTGtaggaacagtcttggtgattctaaacttcttccatttaagaatgatggaggccactgtgttgttggggaccttcaatgttttTTTGATacccttttttttttaccttccccaaatctgtgtctgtgctctacggacaattccttcgacctcatggcttggtttttgctctgacatgcactgtcaactgtgggatcttatatagacaggtgtgtgcaaatccaaatcatgtccaatcaattgaatttactacaggtggactccaatcaagttgtagaaacatctcaaggatgatcaatggaaacaggattgtttttgctttgtcattataggatattgtgtgtagattgatgaggggggggaaaagatttaatcaattttacaataaggctgtaaagtaacaaaatgtggaaaaagtcaatgggtctgaatactttccgaatgcactgtatatatacatatcaTAATTTCCCCCTGGAATTGACTAAACTCTTGGTATTTCTTCACTAGGAAAACAAATTCGACAAACAACCACAAAGACAAAAACATGCGCCAGAGGAATACAAAATGAGAAGCTACTTGTTGCAGTAAGTATTCCAGCCTTTATAAAATGAGAAGCTACTCGTTGTAGTGAGTATTCTGGCTTTTATAAAATGAGAAGCTACTCGTTGTAGTGAGTATTCCGGCCTTTATAAAATGAGAAGCTACTCGTTGTAGTGAGTATTCCGGCCTTTATAAAATGAGAAGCTACTCGTTGTAGTGAGTATTCCGGCCTTTATAAAATGAGAAGCTACTCGTTGTAGTGAGTATTCCGGCCTTTATAAAATGAGAAGCTACTCGTTGTAGTGAGTATTCCAGCCTTCATAAAATGAGAAGCTACTCGTTGCAGTGAGTATTCTGGCCTTTATAAAATGAGAAGCTACTCGTTGTAGTGAGTATTCCAGCCTTCATAAAATGAGAAGCTACTCGTTGCAGTGAGTATTCTGGCCTTTAGAAAAAGGAATCTGAGGCATATGGAAGTCAACAGGGAACTAAGTGATATACTGTAGGAATGTGATAATGTGCACAGGGTATACTAATTCCTTCCTCCCCCCGATTTTCATTAACAGATGACTAACTGCATATCTTGACCATATGAAGGTATCTGAGGAGGGAGCTCCAGGCAATTTTTAATGAAgcatatctcatctctctcttatGAGAAAAAACAATAACAGCGTAACACTGGCAGAAAAGAACAAGATGGCTGTCTTAAGCATGCCTTATTCAGTCTTACATGAACAGTCCTGGACGGAGAGATGACTAATTCCATCACGAAAGGTGTGCACATCTTTTTTTGTGTGCTGTTTGATGTCTCTTTTATTCATTTTATCATGTCCTCCAACCAGAGGTGATCCTTTTTGTATTACATATCATGTAAAACGCATGCAAATTATTACGCAATAGGATGCCCAGAATAGACTTTGTTGTTTTCCCTCATGTCTGTGTGGCTATTTTGCGTCCAAAGCAATTATGTTTTTTTATGAAATTGTCCTGAACTGAAAAATACTGTTATATTCTTAAATAACTTTGTACAGCTGATTCATTGTCATTAAACTATGTTTGATTTAGTGAAAGGAAAGTCCACTCTTAACAGCCATTATagtgaaaatgtgatgcaagggattcGATGTCTGGCAGTATTTACTTGAAAATTATTATATGAAAATTACTACTATATCTATCTAGttataaataaaatgtgtttatttttatttttcagagtaacttAGGATGTCTTGTATATGTTGAGGTACGAGTGTTCAAACAATAGCAAATACCGtatgtaaagaaaaaaaatacattttatatttcccAACTTAAttcattcatttttatttttCTGAAATTGTACAGCATGGCTATTATCCTATGCAATATGTATTCATATATAGATATATTGGGGGCAGTTTGTTTTTCTCAGTGAAGCTTTAATATTGTGGGATCACTTGGAAGCTGGTATAGCAAAATGCACTGCTGTAGCTGCATGACTCCTGTCCTATAAATACAGTGTATCCATGTGTATTGCAGTGCAAATGGACCTACATTAGGGTGGGAATGGAAGGAGCTACGGTATCTCTAGCCACGATAAAACATCAGACCAATAACATACGAGAccaatacatttttgaaaataaAAGGCTCCAAAATACATTTAGTTTTTTTGCCTCGAAAATCCTTTCTAGAAATCACAACATTTGTCCTGCTATAAATATCCTCCTACAACACAATGGTCACTATGTTCCAGCACACATTTACACAATCAGCAGCATGAAGAACAACACATCCCCCGACTCTTCCACAACCCACCTCCCACCCACATGTGTAGTGAGTTGACCTGTCTCCCTCTGGCTGTTTGTGTTGATGAGCTTCAGCTCCTCAGTCCTGGAGCACTCTCTTCAGCTCCCCTTCCATTTCCTCCACCAAGGCAGGGAAGCTGGGGTCCAAGAGACACAGGCGGAGGAAGGGCTCCAGCTCCCCACGGAACAGATCACTGTGGCGGTACACCAGGGGCAAGGACAGACCATGCTCGCCCAGGAAGTGCTGAGGAAAAATAAAGATAGACCAGGGATCTGATCATTTGTTTGTATAGACATAAAGCCATGATATCGGCTAACTATAATCTCCCAAGTCAATTAAGTGTTAATTATTCCATTGGCCTACTCTACACTTCAGTAGTGGCGGGGAATAACTACAACCCCATGAAGTGTATATTACATTCAAGCTCAGTGGGTGAGAGCAGTAACTACCACTTATTCAGCTCGCGCGATTGTCAAACTCCATCAAGTGATCATTACATGAATCATCACCCTCAGCATTCATCAGTCATCTATCTAATCATTGTGTTGTGTCAGTACCAACTTACCTGGGTAAGACGTTTGATGGATAAAGAGCCCTGGACGACCTCAGGTTCAGTAGCCATAGCCTCCCCAGCACTCGCCTGATGACAAGGTTAAAAGAGATGATATTAATGCCACAGGACTTTACAGGGCAACACACCAAGGGAGGTTAAGCTGCATCATAGCTGCATCCTTTATTGAATGATTGTCATCATGGCTCATTCATCCTCACTGAGAGCTTTTTCAAATGTGTGTGATGGTGTTTATTGTTGGTTTAATTTCTCCCCCTTCTGTGTGGGGAGGTTAAGGATTAACATATCGCACATTGTCATTGATTCATACATAAAATCCATATTAACCTAGTTGGTTCCAGGGCCGTTCAGTATTAAACAAGCTATATTGTTTTCATGCTTGTAAATAGCACCATCTAGTGGGTGATTCTTACTGTAACAACAGCAACTTTAGTGCCTCAAATATAGCTTGCCTCATACATTGTGAAGaataacattcttaaaataagaaTAGCAACAAAAGTGAAAAGAAATTACGCAATGCACTCATTTCAATTAGTTAATGTATTGCAGGAGCTGTTACAATTCAGATGTTCCAAAATACGCAATACGTAGCTACATGttttcagtgtgtatgtgttgttgAGTACCTGTTGATCCTGTGCAGTGGTCTTGGTAGGGGGCTGATTGGATGTTGGGGGGCAGCTGAGTGGTGGTGGTGGCCCCCCCTGTGTGGTGACAGGCAGGTACTCCTTCAGGCTGAGTACTGCACTGCTACACTCCTCCAGGGCCTCAGCTCTGCTGCCGCTGAACTGCATCCTGATCAGACGGCTTTCCCCCTGCACATACACAGCATTGTTTCATGTGAGAGCTGGCCTATATCTGCTCCTCGCCGCTACTGAGTCAATTTTGACCAGCagactacaagcttggcacagcacTTACAATTCATCACAGTGGCACTTACCTACAACACTTATTTAGCCTACATATCACTCACAAGCCAGGCCCTTGGCAGAACATGGGCAGAAAAGCACTGCTCGCAGCCAGCTAGTTGTGCCAAGACTGTTAAAATGCATCGTGTCAGGCCTCAGATCCCCTTAATTCAGGCCATTTAATGACCAATTACACTATTGTCTCAGCACAGCCACCCCTGCCAAACAATAGCTCTGCCACACTCATGTCAATGTGAAATCTGGCTATGGTAAATAAAGCTACCACTATACAAATTGCTGAGGAAATTACCTTAGGCTTTCGCAACCCACCTTAACAGTCAGACGGAACAGCAGGGTATCTGATTTCTGCTGAACTTTGAGGAAGCTTGGAGCATCAAGCAAGGAAAACCCATCCTGAAAGGCAGTAACACAACAATCAGACAGACTAACAATGGTAAACAAACAAGAGTCAAAAGTCATAGTAGTAAAACCAAAGTCATATTGGATAGGGCACACAGCTAATCCTCATGTCTTCAATGAGACATACAAGTCCATTTAATAGTATCAGACGGAGCATGCAGCAATCACAGCTCTACTTTTGGTTAGCAGGAGCAATCTCAAATTATCTGAAATGACATAAGCGCGCCTGCAGGGGGCTCTATTGACTCAGAAACCCATCCAGACCCTGTGACCAGCAGCATGCCATCAGTATGTATTTGGAAAGATTAACTTCCATCTCCATCTCAAACAACCAGCTGTTGGAGGCTGAATGTTGTTGTACTAAATATCATCTTTGAGAGTCATAAGCTGTGTTCAAATTCTcatactaaccacactaaccatactatttgtgacATGATTTGAGTacatagtatgcttattggtcatagtatggatatagttagcaTGCCAAAAGTTGTCGTACTAAATTTGGACAAAATACAAAGTATACatgcagtggacactatttccgtgctattagggcccataatgcaattcttccaaaaatgggcgtggcttcacaacgTTTTCAGTTTGTAGAAAATTGCGGAAAATATGCAGCAGAAGTCTGACGAAAGTGGATACAAATTATTTATTGGTTTAACTAATTATGAAACATTTAAAGAAAATGTTGAGTAATGTAATAAAGTattgacttttcaaataagtttgttgtgacaatttgttagctacgttATCCTTATGAAcagcatagcattacagcagtaggtatgttagctagctaacgttaccgaACGTTAGctggctactaatacatcgaacttgccagGCAGTATTATTAACTAtctgctatctaactaactacccaacgtttattgacttgattattcacataattcttagctaagtggtatgGACATTGTTCATTCTGACTATCTACTTCGATTTCAGAGCAGTCtcgcgcagaataactgatgactTTATattcaacacccgttgaatatggccggtatcagtaaacgtcggcaaaaaatgCGTaaataaattgttgccagcaggaCAGTTACAgcataaccagctctgctagggcaagcaaaatggtcagagtgaggtgttctctcagtctcatttgtgtctggaagtagctagccaacgttagcttgggtgcttgactgccgttgaaTGCTCAGATCAACCATACTTCTCGGCCAGAGCGTCccgtgtgcgctctgaacgctccgaatttatgaatggacaatctgacaacgctctggatTTACGAACGCCTACAGCGCACTCtgccactccagattgaatttacgaacagaaTCAAAATCATAAAATGTTTAGCTAGTTATTTGTTatgccagtggttcccaaactttttatcgTCCCGtatcccttcaaacattcaacatccagctgtgtaccccctctagcaccagggtcagcgcactctcaaatgttgttttttgccatcattgtaagcctgccacacacatactatacgatacatttattaaacataagaatgagtgtgagtttttgtcacaacctgggtcgtgggaagtgacaaagagctcttataggaccagggcacaataatataataataataatcaataattttgctcttcatttaaccatcttacatataaaaccttatttgttcatcgaaaattgtgaataactcaccacaggttaatgagaagggtgtgcttgaaaggatgcacagaACTCTGCAAAGTTGGGTTGTATTAGAGAGTCTCcttcttaaatcattttccacacacagcctgtgcctgtatttagttttcatgctagtgagggccgagaatccactctcacataggtgtgcagttgcaaaggacatcagtgtcttaacagcgcagttgtgaagttggaagtttacatacaccttagccaaatacatttaaattcagtttttcacaattcctgacatttaatcctagtaagaattccctgtcttaggtcagtaaaggatcaccactttattttaagaatgtgaaatgtcagaataatagtagagagaatgatttatttcagcttttatttctttcatcatattcccagtgggtcagaagtttacatacactcaattagtatttggtagcattgcctttaaattgtttaacttgggtcaaacgttccaggtagccttccacaagcttcccacaataagtttggtgaattttggtccattcctcctgacagagctggtgtaactgagtcagctttgtaggcctccttgctcgcacacaattTTTCAGtattgcccacaaattttctatgggattgaggtcagggctttgtgatggccactccaataccttgactttgttgtccttaagacattttgccacaactctgaaagtatgcttggggtcattgtccatttggaagacccatttgcgaccaagctttaacttcctgactgatgtcttgagatgttgcttcaatttatccacataattgtccaccctcatgatgccatctattttgtgaagtgcaccaggccctccagcagcaaagcacccccacaacatgatgctgccacccccgtgcttcatggttgggatggtgttcttcggcttgcaagcatccccctttttcctccaaacatagcgattgtcattatggccaaacagttctacttttgtttcatcagaccagaggacaattctccaaaaagtaacatatttgtccccttgtgcagttgcaaaccgtagtctggcatttttatggcggctttggagcagtggcttcttccttgatgagcggcctttcaggttatgtcgatataggactcactttactgtggatatagatacttttgtacctgttccctccagcatcttcacaaggtcctttgctgttgttctgggattggtttgcacttttcgcaccaaagtacgttcatctctaggagacagaacgcgtctccttcctgagtggaaTGACacctgagtggtcccatggtgtttatacttgcgtactattgtttgtacagatgaacgtggtaccttcaggcgtttggaaattgctcccaaggatgaaccagacttgtggaggtctacaatattttttctgaggtcttgatttcttttgattttcccatgatgtcaagcaaagaggcactgagtttgaaggtaggccttgaaatacatccacaggtacacctccaattgactcaactgatgtcaattagcctatcagaagcttctaaagccatgacatcattttctggaattttccaagctgtttaaaggcacagtcaacttagtgtatgtaaacttctgacccactggaattgtgatacagtgtatgtaaacttccgacttcaactgtatgtatgtatgtatatatatatataaagtgtaATGTTTTATGTAACAGAGCTGAGTAGACTATTCATCCCTCCATTGTGAAGTCCATTTGAAATGAAACATAACTTGCAGTGGcaaaaaaagtatgtgaaccctttggaaatacctggatttctgcataaattggtaatcaaatttgatcttcatctaagtcacaacaatagacaaacatagtgtgcttaaactaataacacacaaattattgtatttgtcTTGTCTCTATTGAATatatcatttaaacattcacagtgtaggttggaaaaagtatgtgaaaccctaggctaatgacttatccaaaagctaattggagtcaggagtcagctaacctggagtcaaatcaatgagacgagattggagatgttggttagagctgccttgccctataaaaaacactcaacATTTGAGTttcctattcacaagaagcattgcctgatgtgaaccatgcctcgaaaaAAGGAGATCTCagaagattaagaattgttgacttgcataaagctggaaagggttacaaaagtatctctaaaagccttgatgttcatcagtccacagtaagacaaattgtctataaatggagaaagttcagcactgttgctactctccgtaggagtggccatcctgcaaagatgactgcaagagcacagcgcagaatgctcaatgaggttaagaagaatcctagagtgtcagctaaagacttaccgaaatctctggaacatgctaacatctctgttgacgagtctacgatacataaaacactaaacaagaatggtgttcatggcagggcaccacggaagaagccactgctgtcccaaaaaaacattcctgcacgtctgaagtttgcaaaagtgcacctggatgttccacagcgctactggcaaaatattctgtggacagatgaaactacagtttagttgtttggaaggaacacacaacactatgtgtagagaaaaaaaggcacagcacagcacaccaacatcaaaacctcatcccaactgtaaagtatggtggagggagcatcatggtttggggctgctttgctgcctcagggcctggacagcttgctatcatcggcagaaaaattaattcccaagtttatcaagacattttgcaggagaatgttaggctatctgtccgccaattgaagctcaacagaagttgggtgatgcaacaggacaacgacccaaaacacagaagaaaattaacaacagaatggcttcaacagaagaaaatacaccttctggagtggcccagtcagagtcctgacctcaacgcGATTTGAGATGCTGAGGCATgtcctcaagagagcagttcacaccagacatcccaagaatattgctgaactgaaacagttttgtaaagaggaatgatccaaaattcctcctgaccgttgtgcaggtctgatccgcaactacagaaaacatttggttgatgttattgctgccaaaggagggtcaaccagttattaaatccaaggatTCACATTCTTTTTCCagcctgcactgtgaatgtttacacggtgtgttcaataaagacatgaaaacgtataattgtttgtgtgttattagtttaagcagactatgtgtgtctattgttgtgacccagatgaagatcagatcaaattatatgaccaatttatgcagaaatccaggtatttccaaagggttcacatatttGTTTTACCACTATAGACACTACAAGTTATGTTTCTCCATTTCAAATGGACTTCAGCACAATGGAGGGATGAATAGTCTACTCAGCTCTGTTACATAAAACATTACACTTCAGCTCCGTACTTCCAGATTCAAAACAGATTTCAATTTTCCTACTCCGCTGAGATGTTCTGAAGGGATTAGATcaaatttttattttttgttgaaaATTATCATATCAGGAAgtaatcacattacataatttcaacAAGACTTGTCTTCAAATCATTCTGTGAGGCATAGCCAGTCGTTTTCTGAGGCATGGTTAGTTATCTGAGTCGGGGTTGAGAGGTTCCATTTCCTATAATTCCAATCGCCCCTCCTTCCTCCAAATACTGAGAGAAAGCCCCCATTACACTATATCTTAGAATCAGGAGTAATCTGGATGATGATTACACACAATAACCCTCTCTCCTCCAAGCATGATGCATCCTAATATGGCATCATCATTCAGTTGGGACTCCCCTGGCATCAGCCACCGTGTACTACTGTAAACTCTCTTCATTGAAAGATACTCAAGAGCATTAAGATTAAGGGCGCCGATCTATCAATGACCACTATCCCCTTTTGTCAGAGAGCACTTTGTGTCCTGACCTGAATAAGCATGTAGCCTTGCCTGGCACCCTGGCTCAGCAAGATAGCTGTAGCTTTCCATCCAGCACTCGATGTGGCATAGTGCAGCTATGGCCATTGTGTTTCTACAGCCATTCCCGCTGAGTCTCTCAGCTGCACACAGAGTCTGAAGGTGAACCTTGAGAAGACACAGGATAAACTACACACTAACACAGGCACTATTCTATGTACAGCAGAAACATAGAAGGTGTTCAGTATTTGTTCTCGTTCCTTGTATTTTCAAGGACTTGTAATCAAGTCATTTGAATGCCAAAATTGGGGTCACTTTTCAACATTGTTGCAAAAAACATACAATTGTATCCATAGCTAGGCTATCTGTTTATAATCCTAATAAAATAGATCTAAGCTTAGACTAGCCTGAGTTAGAAGGCATACTTGTTAATAAAaaataagtgtacaaaacattaacaccttcctaacattgagttgcacccccttttggcctcagaacagcctcaattcttcgggtcatggactctacaaggtattgaaagcattccacagggatcctggcccatgttaacaccaatgcttcccacagttgtcaaattggctggttgtcctttgggtggtggatcaatcttgatacacatgggaaactattgagtgtgaaaaacccagcagcgttgcagttcttgacacactaaaactggtgcacctggcatctactaccataccctgttcaaagacactgCAATCTTTTGTcgtgcccattcaccctctgaatggcccacatacacaatcaatgtttaaggcttaaaaatccttctttaaattGTCTCTTCcgctttatctacactgattgaagtggatttaacaagtggcatcagTAAGTGTTaatagctttcaactggattcatatggtcagtatgtcatggaaagagcaggtgttcctaatgttttgtacagtcagtgtaatTTAGGCCAACAATGAGTGCAGGTTGGACAATAACAGTTATTATATGTCTATTGAGTGTACATTTGGCAGTAACTTGGTATATAATAATCAATTATTGAATATATTGGGGGATATTTTATTTTATCATATTTGGATACATTGTTACTTGGCCTAGAGATGTGCATGCATGAAATGTGCGAGTCCAGATAAAAGACAGTAAAAACTAGATCCAGATCCATCCAGGAATGACTTGACTTTAGGACATCAAAGGGCATATAAAGTCTAGTAGCTAGACCTCAACTCACTTACCAGAAGATCGTGACCTTGGGACACCAACATATGACCGGATTCCACAATGGTGAGCACCAATTCACCCGCGCTTTCACTGTGCTCAAACATCTAGAGAAGTTTCAGGACACATTTTTCAACATCACATCTGAGGCAAGATCCATAATGTAAAGTGTAGACCTATAACTCTTTGATTTGCTAATGTAGTAAACTAGCCtatatttgtaaacaatgttTGGTTAGCCTAGCTAGCAAGTGGCATTAGGTAGCTAACTTTGGCTAGCGTTATCTCCTATAAAAACAGACGTTGTAGGACAAAATTCACGACTAGACAACTCCATGTCACCTTCCATGGATTACCGCCGTCTTCTTTGGTCCCAGGCAAAAAACGTCCAAAACGTTTcaa
Proteins encoded in this window:
- the LOC120046597 gene encoding meiotic recombination protein REC114-like, producing the protein MTTVHKSIWRLKRFGRFLPGTKEDGGNPWKMFEHSESAGELVLTIVESGHMLVSQGHDLLDGFSLLDAPSFLKVQQKSDTLLFRLTVKGESRLIRMQFSGSRAEALEECSSAVLSLKEYLPVTTQGGPPPPLSCPPTSNQPPTKTTAQDQQASAGEAMATEPEVVQGSLSIKRLTQHFLGEHGLSLPLVYRHSDLFRGELEPFLRLCLLDPSFPALVEEMEGELKRVLQD